GCGTGAGTATTATGCCATCAGCGGCGGCTTGATTTTATTGGCGCTTTTCTCTTTGTCAGGTTTTCAACTGCCGTTTTATACCAATATTATTTTTCCGTTGTTTGCTATTTGCACGGCAAGGATTTGTCATGAACAGCTTACGTCATCAACCGAGCGAACTATACGTTCTGTTGCCCAGTGGATCTATGTTATAGCGTTACCGATAGTGGTTATCCTGCTTAACTACTTTTTAAAGCCAGCTCATTATTGGCCGTTTATTATAGATATCATAGTGTTTGTGCCGATTGCTATTTACTTGCTTAAATCTGGCAAACAAATGTCCTCACAGCTGTTTCTGCTCAACTGCGTAGCCATGTTGTTTGCCTGTTTTTATGTCAATACCGAATTCTATCCTACCATTATCAGGTATAAAGGCGAACCTAAGGCAGCCAGATACGTCAATCAGCAAGTTCCTCAAACAACAGCTGTTTATTCGGTAAAAAGCCTGAACAATGTGTTTCAGTTTTATTGCGACAGACCGGTGGGCTTGTTCAATATGGAGCAATTTAATGCCACACCATCGCCGGCAGGGGCTTTGTTTTATGCAGATCAAGAATCAGTAGATCAGTTGCGCAGCCTGCATCAACAGTTTGTGGTGGTAAAAGAGTTTTGCAACTATCCCGAAGAAAACATTTTGCCGGCTTTTATCAACGAAAGTACCCGCGCTTCTACCCTGTCTAAAGTCTACCTGATTAAAAAGCCGTAATTTGCGGTATGTATATTCCTAAACATTTCGCACTTGATGATGTGCCGCAAGCCGTCGCCTTCATGCAGAAATACAGTTTTGCCACGTTGGTGACTGCCATTGGTAATCATCCTGAGGCTACACATATTCCCTTTATTACGGAACAGCGTGGTAACGATATAATATTGACCTCGCATTTTGCCAAAGCTAATCCACAAGCAGCAGATATTGATCAGACCGAAGCTTTGGTAATATTTACAGAGCCACATGCCTATATTTCGCCTTCGCATTATGAGAAACTCCAAAATGTGCCAACATGGAATTACATAGCCATACATGCCTACGGCAAGGCAATTATTATTGAAGACGAAGCAGCTCAATTGCAGATGATGGAAACGATGATCAGCACTTATGACGCACCTTACTTACAACAATGGGATAGCATGCCCATAGATTACAAGCAAAAATTATTAAAGGGCATTGTAGCTTTTGAGATTAGGGTAACGGACCTGCAAGGCAAACAAAAACTAAGTCAAAACAGAACCGAAGTGGAGCGTAATAACATAGTCGACACACTCAGTAAAAGCAAAGACAGTGTAGTGCGCGATTTGTCTGACTACATGAAGTTTAATCACTAGACATCAGGCATTCTCTTCAACCGGTTCTTCCTCCAAATGATAAATGCGGTTAATCATCCGGTTCAGTGTCAACCCCTGAACAATGATGGAAAAAATCACTATAAAATAGCTTCCGGCCAGTATTAATTCGCGGTACTTGGTATGGGGTAATGACAGTGCTAACGCGATGGATATCCCTCCCCGCACGCCGGCCCAGGTAAGTATGCGCACGCTTTTATAACTGGTTTTAAGATTTCGCCGCAAAAAAGTAATAGGCAACATAATACTGGCCCACCGCGCTACCAGAATAAGTATAATGGCCAGCGAACCAGTCATCCAGTAATTATTAAGAAACGGAAAATTGACCATTTGCAAACCTATCATCACAAACAGGATGGTATTCAGCAGTTCATCCACCAGCCGCCAAAAACGTTCTAAAGCTTGATGAGATCGCTCTTTCTCATCGCTGTTTATAGAGCGATTGCCTGTAAATAAGCCTGCTGTAACCACCGCCAGCGGGATAGATAAATGCAGGTATGAGGCCACAAGCGAGATGCCCATTACCAAAGCCAGCGATACCAGCACAATGGTTTGAAAATCGGCAATAGAGCGCATCAATCGGTAGGCAAAAAAACCGCAGATAATACCCAGACCAATACCGCCGAACACTTCACGCACAAATAACATCAGCGCATTACCAAAATCAATATTATTATCACCAGACTGCGTGATTTCCAACAGCGTGATAAAGAGCACCAATCCTACACCATCGTTAAACAACGATTCGCCCTCTATAATGGTCTCCAGGTGAGTTGGCAATCTTGTCCCTCTAATAATTGCCGCTACGGCAACCGGATCTGTAGGCGATACCAGCGCCCCAAAGAGCAGGCAATAAACCAGTGGAACGTAGATATGGAATACAGGAGCTATAAAATAAAACAGCGTACCGAACACGCCAGTGGATAGAATAACACCTATCGTGCTCAAAATAAACACAGGTCGCATCTCTCGCTTCAATTTCTTGCCGTCAACATTAAAAGAGCCGGCAAACAGCAGGAAACCCAACATGATATTGAGCACTGTTCTAGAGAAGTCAATGTTTTTGGCCAGCGCCGTTAACCAGGCAGAAGCACTCGGATAAAGTTGATTGATAACCAATATGAGTATAGAAACCGAAATGGCCAGCGTAATGATACCAATAGTACCCGGCAGCCTGATAAACCTTGCATTAATATAAGAGTATGCCGCACTAATGATTATCAATAAAGCAATAATGACAAACAAACTCATTCTATATTAATATTATGATGATCGAAAAAAATTAATAGCAGGTGCCCATAACTTTTAACCGCAGACCCAACCACTGCTTTAATTACAACAGCAATAGACTAAAATTGTGTGCTTAGCCCCCAATCGGACATAACGACTGACGCAACCCGGCTTCAAAATTTGATAAACCATTTGGTGCAAAAGGCTGTTCTTTTATCAAAATGACGACCATGGAAAATGCATTTGATGTAAAACTAACCGGATCTGACACCGTGGTGGAAGGTATTGCCCGCGCCATTGGCTACCCCGGATACAGCCAGGCCTATGAGTTTAACGCTATTGACGAGAGTATACACCTGATTGTTGGTCGCAACGCGCACGGCCACTGGGAAAGGATAGCTGGCAGTACCCCCTATTTTTCAAGCTGGGTTGAAGAGTTGGTGGAGCAGGTATCTGTTTTAAAATAAGCCGTCCTTAAAGCAAAAGGCCGACTAAATTTCATTAGTAACCAAGCACTACAGGTCTGGTATTTCATAATGTATGCTATATTTAACCACAGAGACACAAAAGCTTTTATAGAGCTATCCTCCGTGCAATAACTCTCTTTGTGATTAAACAAAACGAACATGGAAAAACGAGAAATAGGAAAAACCAGTATTGCTGTTGCCCCGCTGATGTTTGGTGGCAACGTTTTTGGCTGGACGGCAGACGAGCAAACGTCATTCAAACTGTTGGATGCCTTTGTAGACCTTGGCTTTAACTTTGTTGATACCGCCGACGTTTATACACGCTGGGTACCCGGCCACGTCGGTGGCGAATCTGAAAACATTATTGGCAAATGGTTCAAGCAATCGGGTAAACGCGATAAGATAGTACTGGCTACCAAAGTTGGCAAAGAGATGCTGGCAGGGAAAGGTCTCTCTCCGGAATATATTAAAAAAGCGGTTGAGGCTTCGCTGAC
This region of Mucilaginibacter yixingensis genomic DNA includes:
- a CDS encoding FMN-binding negative transcriptional regulator, translated to MYIPKHFALDDVPQAVAFMQKYSFATLVTAIGNHPEATHIPFITEQRGNDIILTSHFAKANPQAADIDQTEALVIFTEPHAYISPSHYEKLQNVPTWNYIAIHAYGKAIIIEDEAAQLQMMETMISTYDAPYLQQWDSMPIDYKQKLLKGIVAFEIRVTDLQGKQKLSQNRTEVERNNIVDTLSKSKDSVVRDLSDYMKFNH
- a CDS encoding sodium:proton antiporter, encoding MSLFVIIALLIIISAAYSYINARFIRLPGTIGIITLAISVSILILVINQLYPSASAWLTALAKNIDFSRTVLNIMLGFLLFAGSFNVDGKKLKREMRPVFILSTIGVILSTGVFGTLFYFIAPVFHIYVPLVYCLLFGALVSPTDPVAVAAIIRGTRLPTHLETIIEGESLFNDGVGLVLFITLLEITQSGDNNIDFGNALMLFVREVFGGIGLGIICGFFAYRLMRSIADFQTIVLVSLALVMGISLVASYLHLSIPLAVVTAGLFTGNRSINSDEKERSHQALERFWRLVDELLNTILFVMIGLQMVNFPFLNNYWMTGSLAIILILVARWASIMLPITFLRRNLKTSYKSVRILTWAGVRGGISIALALSLPHTKYRELILAGSYFIVIFSIIVQGLTLNRMINRIYHLEEEPVEENA